The following nucleotide sequence is from Kiritimatiellia bacterium.
TCACGGGCCTGGGGGCGACCTTGATGGCGTTATAGAATGTCTTGGCGATCAACTGCTGGCCCTCGGGTGTCGGGTGCAAGCCGTCGCTCATGATCAGGCTGCGCTTGTTATTGAAGGCGCTGGAGACATCGGCGCAGATGATCCCCTCGGACCGGGCGAGGTCCCGGATGCGCGAGTTCAGGGTATTCAGTCCGCTACCGTAGCCGTTGAAGACCGGCGGGAGGGTCCCGACGATGGGCACGGTGTAGCGGCCCTTGGCGGCTCGGATCATGTCGCGCAATTCGCCGATGATGTAATTAATGTCGTTGCCGATGCCGATATCGTTGGTGCCGTAGAGGATGAGCAGGTAGCCCGGCTGATACTGGGAAAGGTACGAACTGACCTTGTACGAACCGTATCCAACTCGACTGCCCGACTTGCCCTCGTTGATCACGGTCTTCCCGCTGCCCAGGAGCCGGTCCAGCCGCGGCGGCCAGGGATCGCCGATGGTCGGGGGCGAGCCCTTCGTGATCCCGTCGCCCATCGCCAGGTAGACGTTCGGGTTATTGGCGGCTTGAATCGCCGAGGCAGAAAAGGCCGCGGTCAGCATCAGGCACGCCAGCCGGGTCCGGGCGCGCGAAATATTCATGGGCGTAATCTACCTCCGAAAAATGATTGCTGGAGATAGTCTGCACTACGGAAGAAAAAGGCACAAGCACAATCGCTTAATCGTTTAATCCAGCTTATTGTGTGCAAAAAAAAGACGCGGGCCGGGATTCACGGGCGGGACGCCCGTGTCACGGTTTCTTCGAACACGGCCAGGTAGCGGGGCGCGATCCGGTCCCACGTGTGCGTGAGCGCGTGTTCCCGGGCGCGGCACCCCAGCGACGGCCTCGCGGCGGGATCGGCCAGCAGGTCGCCGGCGGCCTGTGCGAACGCCGCCGGGTCGCCCGGCGGAACGCTCCGGCCATTGACGCCATCCTGCACCGCGTCGGTCAGTCCTTCGACCGCCGTGGCCACGACCGGCAGGCCATAACTGGACGCCTCCATGGCGACGATCCCAAAGCCCTCGGGATTGTCCGGCACCGGGCGATTCGGCATCAGGAACAGGTCGGCGGCGGCGTAGGCCAGGCGCACGGTCTCGTCATCCACGCCACCGGGCATGAAGACGTTTTCCGCCGCGCCCGCGTCCGCAATGGCCGCCCGGATGGCGGCCTCGTCCGGGCCGCGCCCGATGACGGCGTAGTGCACTTCCGGAAAGCGCGACCGCAGGACGGGCCAGCCGGCGCGGATGAATTCCGCCACGCCCTTCCGGGGGACGAGCCGGCCCACGGTCACGAGCAGCGGCTCATCGCCGGGGATCGGCCAGCCCTTGCGCCGCAGCGCCTCGCGCGCCGCGTTCCGGGGCGGAACGGGGAGCGGCGGCGGGATGCCGTTGGGGATCACGCGGAGGCGGTCGGACGGAACCCCGCGCGCCTCGCACAGCGAGGCCGTGTAGCGGCTGACGCAGATCACGCGGTCGCAGCGGCGGAGGGCCGGCAGGACCAAGGCCGGGTACCCGTAGCGAGAGAAGGTGACGTCCAGCCCGTGGGCGATCGCCGCCACCGGCACGCGCCCCGCCCTCCCCAGCGCGACCCCGAGGGGGCTCAAGGCGGCATCGCCGAGGCAAATCAGATCGGGCCGGGCGGACCGCCGGGCCAACCGGGCGATCCCGCGCGCGGCGGCGGTGACGGCGAAGAGCGGGAGCCCCCGCTGGCTCCGGCCCCAGGCCACGAGGTGCAGATCGGCGAGCGGCCGCAGGGCCTCGACAAGGCAGGCGTTCATCCGCTCCATGCCGCCGACGGCGGGAGGAAACTTGCGGGTAATGTAGAGGAGTTTCAAGACATGGGAACCCGTAGTTCCGCCGCTGCGCCGGCGGAACGAACCCCCAGCGACTCCGGCGACGGAGCGCCGGAGCTACAAAGGCCGTGGATCAGCACCGGGGCCATCACGACGCCTTGCGCTGCTGTTCCTTGTCGCGGAGGTCGTGGTCGCGCAGGCGGAAGAGGATGTCCTCCGAGAGCATCCGGTTCTTGGCCAGCACGTCGCCGAGCAGGCCGAGCAGGACGCAGCCGAGGGCGATCAGAAGGAAGACCGTGGCAATGATCAGGGACTGAATCTTCCCGCCCTGGTCCCGGGTGAAGTGCGAGTAGAGGAAGCGGATCATCAGCGCAAGGCCGGGGATCGACGCGATGGCGCCGGCCCAGAGAAACGTCTTGAGCGGCTCGTAGAGCAGGTAGATGCGCAGCATGTTGACCGACTGGCGGGCGATATACGTGAACATGTTCTTCATGAGCCGCGACTCGCGCAGCTTGGGGTTCGTGTGCACCGGCACGTGGGCGATCCGCATGTTGTTGCGGCCGGCCTGGATGATGGTTTCCAGCGTGTAGGTGTAGGTGGAGAAGACGTTCAGCTTCAGGGCCGCCATCCGGCTGTACGCCCGGAACCCGCTGGTGGTGTCCTTGACCTCCGTGCGGGAGAGCCCGCGCACGACGCAGCTCCCGAAGCGCTGGAGCGCCTTTTTCAGCGGCGAAAAATGCTTGATGGCCTCGATGTCGCGGCACCCGACCACGAGGTCCGCCCGGCCGTCCAGGATCGGCCGGACCAGCTTCTCGATGTCCGCGCCGGAGTACTGGTTGTCGCCGTCGGTGTTGACGATGATGTCGGCGCCGGCCTCGAGGGCATAGGCCAGGCCGGAGCGGAACGCGTTGGCCAGGCCGGTCTGGTGGCCGAGGTCGAGGATGTGCTGCACGCCCAGCTCCCGGGCCACCTCCACGGTGCGGTCCGTGCTGCCGTCGTTAATGATCATCCACTCGATCTCATCCACGCCCGGTATCGAGCGCGGCAGGTCGCGCAGCGTCTGCGGCAGGGTCTGCTCCTCGTTCAGGCAGGGAATCTGGATGATCAGTTTCATCATGAATCGTCGGACGGCCTCCCCGCCCCTTTTTCCATGGTTGTTGTTGCCGGTCTGATCGGTATAGTAGGCGCGGTGTTCCAAAAAGCAATTCCGCAGTCGGAGATCGTTCGGGCATGGGTGAAAGCAGCGAGGTAAAGAGACACGCTGAAGGGGTGTCCGTTCCGGGTCTAGCCTGCTGCCGCAGGCTGCTGGCGGCGCCGCCGGCGTGGCTCCGGCGCGGGGCGGTGGCCCTGGTTGTGCTGCTGTTCGCGACCGGCCTGACGCGGATCGAGGCCGCGCTGTGGAAACTGCAGGGCGGGGTGGTCTGGGGCGATTCCTTCACCTACGTCACCTTCGCGCGCCGGCTGGCCCACGGCAGCCTGTACTACCTCGACGGGCCGGTCCAGCAGATGATCGCGTCGGCCGAGCGCCCGGACCGCCGCTACTGGGAGCCCATCTGGAACCATGCCGTCCGTCCGGACGGCCGGACCGTCTGCTCGATGGCCATCGGGTATCCCCTGCTGCTGGCCGTGGCGCTCAAGGCGGGCGGAGTCTGGCTTCTCTATCACATCAACCTGCTGCTGACGATCGGCTTCCCGCTGATGCTGGCGCTGGTGATCTGGGAAGGGCTGGGCCGGAATCTCTACGCGGGCCTCACGGCCGCCGCGGCGGCCCTGCTGGCGCCCCATCTCGTGCCCGAGGCCATCCGGCAGTTCACCTACCCATGGCGCGAGCCCTACTTCTACATGCTCGTCCTCGGCGCCGCGTGGGCCTTGCTCCGCTTCCACCGGACGGGCCGCGGGGCCTGGCTGGGTCTGATGGCCTTGCTGTCGGGGATGGCCTGCTCGGTGAAGGAGGTCAACGCGGTCTACGTGCTCTGGTTCGGGGTCATGCTGCTCACCTCCCGGTCCTTCTGGCGGCATCCCCGCGTGTTCCGGTTGAGCGGGGCCTGCCTCCTGCTGTTCTTCCTCGGCCTGGCCCCCCTGCTCGTCCAAAACGCGGTGGGGACCGGCAACCCGTTCATGAGCGTCCAACTGTTGCGCGAGACAAGCCAATACTCGCTGACGCAGACGGGGACCGGGCTTTCCATGGGCAATGTCTCCAACACGATGCGCTGGTACGTTCTCATGTATGCCCGGAATCCCTTCTTCACGGGCGCGGTGGTCCTCCTGCCGCTGCTCGGCGCCCTGATGGCCCTGCGGACCATGGCGGGCCGCCTGCTGCTGGGCCTGGGCGTGGTGCACTTCGTGGTCTATTCCCAGTGGGGCCACGCCGACTTCCGGCAGAGCTACTTCTTCAACGTCCCGTACGCTTTCCTCTTCGTGCACGGCCCCTTCTCGCTCCTGGAATGGCTCACGCGCCGGCGGTTTGCTTCTCAACGCTGGCTGCTGTACGCCGCCCAGATGGCGGGCCTCGCGGCGCTGGCGCTCTCGCCGCTCCCCGGCCCGTGGCGATTCGGACACGCCCAGGAACGCCACTTCCGCTACTCCGACGGCGTGCGGCTCGCGCGCAGCATCGATGAACACGTCCCGGCCGACGCGCTGCTCCTCGTGAACCGCGCCGTCCGCGACGTGCTGGGCACGTTCTCCGACCGGCACATCACCCGCATCAGCGACCTGTACGGACTGCGCGCCGACCGCGACGTCTATCCCCTGCTCGATCCCCTCATCCGGGCCGGGCAGCTGTATTTCCTGGATAACGTGGACCGGGATCCCCACTATGGCTTCCGCGCCGACCGCGCGCGGATCGACCGGGAGACCCTGCTGGCGCGCTACCGCTTCGAGCCCGTCGGCACGTGGTCCAAGGACGACTACCACCTCGGCATGATGGTGGATAAGCCCGAGATGACGCTCTCCCGCGTGCTCCCCTGGGAGGGATCGGCCCACCGGCGCGAGTTGCCGGTTCCCGAGCACGGGGCCGCCTTCCTCTTCGTCAACCGCCGCGCCGCGGGCACCAACCTGGTCGTCACACTCGACGGCGCGGAGGTGCCGCCGCCGCCCGACGGCGGGTATTTCTGTCCCGTGGCCGACCGTCCCCTCGGCGCCACGGCCATCGTGGAATGGCGGACTCTGGACGGCTCGCCCGCGCCGCCGCTGGACGACCTGGCCTTCGTCGGCTGGAACGACACGCTGGACGTGGATCTCGGGCTCGACGCCATCCCCGCGGATAGCCCCTACCTGCCGGACGGACTCCGGGATGCGCAACCCCACGCGCCCTGGCGCGTTTTCAACGGGGCCTTCCGCCTGCGGTTGCCGATGTACGTGAAGCCCGGGACGTTTTGCGTGCTGGGCATGGCGGCGGCCGGCAAGGACGACCAGCTTGAGATCGTCACTCCGGATGGGCTGATCGTCACCAACAGCTTCATCGCCGGCACGGCCTGGCTCTCCGTGCCCGAACAGACCCTCGGCGCCGAAAGCGCGCCGGCCCTCACCAATGCGATCCTCACCGTCCGGCCGCTGACCCAGCCCAGCCTGAAAGTCACGGGGGTCCGGCTGTTCCCGTGCCGGCGCACGCTGACCTTCGCACCCTCCCCGGGAAGCCGGGGCCTGGCCTGGCGCGGGCGCGTGGCCCCGGACCTGCACGGCAAATACGACCAACCGTGGTCCATGCATCTCGGGAGCACCGTGCTGGATTTCGGGCTCGCCAAGCATCGGCCCTTCGCCCGGGATAACGAGGTCCGTCACCTTCATGAAATCGCCCCCGACGGGGAGCCCATCCAGTACGTGTTCAAGGGCTGCGGCGTCATGGATGTCCGGCCGGTGGAAGTCCAGGAATCGCTGGAATTGAGCATGAACAAGAGGACCCGGTTTTTCATCTCGCACGGCTCCTTCGGTCCCGAGCGCGATGAGCAGGGGGACTCGTTCTGCTGGACGCGCGAGAGCCTTCACGTGGAGGTGCCCCTGACCCCGGGCGCGAAGGGGTACCGGTTGAAGCTCGACGCGCGCGACGGACATCCCGAGGCGCCGCGCGTGCTGGAAATCGAATTCGGCGGGAAGAAGACGCAAATCCCCATGTCGCCGGAGCGGCGCGTCTACGAATGGGAAGCGCCGGC
It contains:
- a CDS encoding glycosyltransferase family 4 protein, translated to MKLLYITRKFPPAVGGMERMNACLVEALRPLADLHLVAWGRSQRGLPLFAVTAAARGIARLARRSARPDLICLGDAALSPLGVALGRAGRVPVAAIAHGLDVTFSRYGYPALVLPALRRCDRVICVSRYTASLCEARGVPSDRLRVIPNGIPPPLPVPPRNAAREALRRKGWPIPGDEPLLVTVGRLVPRKGVAEFIRAGWPVLRSRFPEVHYAVIGRGPDEAAIRAAIADAGAAENVFMPGGVDDETVRLAYAAADLFLMPNRPVPDNPEGFGIVAMEASSYGLPVVATAVEGLTDAVQDGVNGRSVPPGDPAAFAQAAGDLLADPAARPSLGCRAREHALTHTWDRIAPRYLAVFEETVTRASRP
- a CDS encoding glycosyltransferase family 2 protein, with translation MKLIIQIPCLNEEQTLPQTLRDLPRSIPGVDEIEWMIINDGSTDRTVEVARELGVQHILDLGHQTGLANAFRSGLAYALEAGADIIVNTDGDNQYSGADIEKLVRPILDGRADLVVGCRDIEAIKHFSPLKKALQRFGSCVVRGLSRTEVKDTTSGFRAYSRMAALKLNVFSTYTYTLETIIQAGRNNMRIAHVPVHTNPKLRESRLMKNMFTYIARQSVNMLRIYLLYEPLKTFLWAGAIASIPGLALMIRFLYSHFTRDQGGKIQSLIIATVFLLIALGCVLLGLLGDVLAKNRMLSEDILFRLRDHDLRDKEQQRKAS